In Cryptomeria japonica chromosome 10, Sugi_1.0, whole genome shotgun sequence, a genomic segment contains:
- the LOC131859185 gene encoding uncharacterized protein LOC131859185, which translates to MVIPQGGNVIYAVAHQHTGGAGITLYGQDGREICTSLPIYGEGREPGNETGYIVGMGSCYPEPGSVQIHGGETLKLQSIYSKERSHTGVMGLFYLLIADPMENRALYSHQPEQASSLHVNKFLPIGLLIAFALFAGGP; encoded by the exons ATGGTCATACCACAAGGTGGCAATGTAATTTATGCTGTCGCACACCAACATACTGGAGGGGCTGGCATAACACTTTATGGCCAG GATGGTCGAGAGATTTGCACATCGTTGCCAATTTATGGTGAAGGAAGAGAGCCTGGTAATGAAACTGGTTATATTGTTGGAATGGGCTCATGTTATCCAGAGCCTGGGAGCGTACAGATACATGGCGGGGAGACTCTAAAATTACAATCCATATATAGCAAAGAACGCAGTCACACAGGTGTTATGGGTCTTTTCTATCTTCTCATAGCAGATCCCATGGAAAACAGGGCTCTCTATTCTCATCAACCA GAACAAGCAAGCTCGCTTCATGTAAACAAATTTCTTCCAATTGGCCTTCTGATTGCCTTTGCCCTCTTCGCTGG aGGTCCATAA